GCTCCTAAGACCGCTGATGCTAAACCACCACAGCATTGGCAAGCCATTCGCATTAGCCGCGATCGCCCCGCTAATTTAGCCGAGAATCAGGTCAGCCTCCGAGGCCAAATCAGCAATAACACGGTTCAGTACGGCTTAGAACGCTATTACATTCCTGAAGATCAGCGAGATGAGATTAACCAAAATATCAATGCAGCTCAGGCTAACCGAGCTTCGCAACCGATTGTGGTGGCAGTCAAGGTGGACGCTCAAGGCCATGCGGTACCCCTAAGCTTCTGGGTAACCTTGGGTAAAGCTTCTGCTAAACAGACATACCACTATCAGTTTTGATAGGTTTTTTTAGCAAAGGGGAAACCTAGTGAGGCAGTGCTTCACTTGGACTGACTAGAATAGGGGACTGCTGGCAGTTTGATGTTTTGGTTAGTTTAGGTAAGAGTCCGCTCCTACCCAAACTAATCCGCAAGGATGCTATTCAAGGTAATTGAGCTTAATCTTTGCGATTGAGATGGAAAGTTGCACCTAGAGCAGCACCAGCCCCTGCCAGCAAACCACTGCTCATGCCTTCTACTGTCTTTACCGCTGGATCTTGAGTTAGGCATGTATTAGTCGGCGTTTCAGATTGCAGACATCGACTACTATCTGCCCAGCTTGCGGTTCCTCCCAGAATGACGCCAACAGCGCTGCAAGCCACAATAAAGAGGATGGAGCGGTTAATTTTTATACCCATAGATAGAGGTTGAACCTGGTAGATTGATCTAGAGCTATCTCAATCTACCCATTCTAGAGGCGAATACCATCGTAGCTCCACTGAGATCTAACTTTTTTTCCTAAATCAAGCTTCAATGCCCATTGGCCTTAATCCAGAGTGTATGAAACGTGCTTCGACAACTTCTTCAGAACCAATCGAGGATAAACAAAAAGCAAAAAATCAAATCTTACATCTGCTCAAAACTCAGGGGGCGCAAACTGCCACAACCCTAGCCGAACAGTTGCAAGTTTCTCCGATGGCAGTACGCCAACATTTGCAGGTGCTGCAAGCCGAGCAGTGGGTAACTTATCAAGAAGAGCGTCGTCCATTGGGCCGTCCAGTCAAACTGTGGCAACTCACCGAGCGATCGCTGCAATTATTTCCCGACAGCCATGCTGACCTCATGACTGATTTGCTCTTGGGGGTCGAAGCCCTATTTGGCACAGCAGGTTTAGAAAAACTTCTAGCCGACCGCATTCGTCGCCAATTGCAAGCCTACGCAACCAAACTGCCAGAGACTATACCACAGGCGATCGCAGAACCAACTTGGCAAGAGTGGATCGCTCAGGTTGGCATTGCTGAACCAGTGCAACATCTGGCTCAGCTCCGCACTCAAGAAGGTTACATGGCGGAGGTGGTAAAGGCTGAAGCAGGCTGGCTGTTGATTGAGAATCACTGCCCTATCTGTGCAGCTGCCCAAACGTGCCAAAAGTTGTGTGGTTCTGAGTTAGAGATGTTTAGAACTCTTTTAGGGTCAGGGGTAGCGGTAGAGCGAGTTGAGCACATCATCCAAGGCGATCGCCGTTGTGCTTATCAAATTCAGCTTGCCTCAAGGTCTTGAGCAATCCGATCGAGCAGTTGCTGAATTGCTGCCGCATCTTCTGCATCCGGCACCTTGGCAAGGTAAGTTTTTAAGTCTCGGTAAGCTTCAGGTCCAGCACCGACATGGTAGTGCAAAATGCCGCGATCGCGCAGTTCTAGAGGGCTATCGGGAAACAGCAATAAAATTCGCTCGATCGCGGCTAAAGACTTCTGGGCCTGGTCGCGATTGAGATAAATCATTTTGAGGTTGGTCAGCATCCTGGCTAGAAACTGACGCGGACCGATCGGCTGGAGAAAGGCAGGTTGCAACTCGACTGAGCGACCATAAATTTGATTGAGGCGATTTTGGCAATCTTCGGCAAACAAAGTCTCGCCGCGATGGTAGGCATCGACATAAACTTCCATTTCCTCAACGGTGGGGCGAATCAAGAAATGTCCTGGCATGCCCACCCCTACCAAGGGGAAGTCAATTCGTTTCGCCACTTCCATGTAGACCAAGGAAAGCGTAATCGGAATACCTGTACGGCGCTCTATCACATCATTCAAAAAACTGTTGCGTGGGTCGTAGTAGTCGGCGGTGTTTCCCACAAAGCCTAAATCGTCGTAGAGATATTGATTGATAGCTTGGATCACCCGTAGGGGATAACGTGCCGCTGGTAGGCGTTTTCCCACCTCAGCAGCCATTGTATCCAAGGCTTTGAAATAAGCTTCTACATCCAAATCTGGATATTCTTCTTGGGCAATATAAAGTGCTGCTTCTGCTAAATTGATCTGCTCATCAGGTTGAGCGATCGCGCGGGAGAAAGATTGCCGTGCCCCTAGAAGATCCGTCATGAATTCTTGCCTTATTTCATGAAGTGGTCAGGTGCTTGTAACCTGCAATGAACCGCTTTTACTCAAGTGTTTGAGCGTCTATGCCTCTGAGGCGTCTCATCAGCCAGTCAAACCGGGTTCCTCCCAAAGCCAAATTATCTCGGATGTTGGGGGCCATACTATTCTCTTGGGCAGTGCGTTCTTCGGCAGATGGCTCTTTCCCAGAAACCAATCGGCTAACAGTTCCTCGTAAGCGGTCTGACAGAAAAATTGCCAAAGCTCGGTAAAACCGGGAGGCAAACCCCACATCCTGTTGGAGCTTGGTGACTAGTTCCTCTCTGGGAATAGTCATCACTAAGGAATCTACGGCTGCTGCCACCGTGGCGGAAGGAGGACGCTCATCCACAAAAGACATTTCACCCACCACTTCGCCACTAGAGAGCTGCGCGACTTCTCGGTCTCCCAAGGCTGCCACGGAAACTGTCAAAGTGCCGTCAATGACGATGTATAAAGCATCAATCAATTGGCCTTCCTGAATCAAAATTGTGCCTGCTGGTACCCGTTCTTGAGCGGAGATGGCGATCATCCAGTCGATGTCATCATCACTCAACTCTCCCAAAATAAAAAGGACTTTCTTCATGTTGTCTGTGCAAATCCGCTACAAGGGAAATCTGAAGCGTTTCCTTCAGTGTGGGTAGTCTGAATAAAATGTGCCAATATCTTGCTACTGATCTCATCTATCACCCTAGGGTGAGCCTATGCCAAATCGTGATCGACCTAGAGCGATACTTCCGAGACAACAAACTCA
This DNA window, taken from Trichocoleus desertorum ATA4-8-CV12, encodes the following:
- a CDS encoding SirB1 family protein, yielding MTDLLGARQSFSRAIAQPDEQINLAEAALYIAQEEYPDLDVEAYFKALDTMAAEVGKRLPAARYPLRVIQAINQYLYDDLGFVGNTADYYDPRNSFLNDVIERRTGIPITLSLVYMEVAKRIDFPLVGVGMPGHFLIRPTVEEMEVYVDAYHRGETLFAEDCQNRLNQIYGRSVELQPAFLQPIGPRQFLARMLTNLKMIYLNRDQAQKSLAAIERILLLFPDSPLELRDRGILHYHVGAGPEAYRDLKTYLAKVPDAEDAAAIQQLLDRIAQDLEAS
- a CDS encoding transcriptional regulator — protein: MKRASTTSSEPIEDKQKAKNQILHLLKTQGAQTATTLAEQLQVSPMAVRQHLQVLQAEQWVTYQEERRPLGRPVKLWQLTERSLQLFPDSHADLMTDLLLGVEALFGTAGLEKLLADRIRRQLQAYATKLPETIPQAIAEPTWQEWIAQVGIAEPVQHLAQLRTQEGYMAEVVKAEAGWLLIENHCPICAAAQTCQKLCGSELEMFRTLLGSGVAVERVEHIIQGDRRCAYQIQLASRS
- a CDS encoding GDYXXLXY domain-containing protein; the encoded protein is MTTLSASRTLPIWRFWLPLVCQAALILAIPSQALYTQITGRTVILKTVPVDPYDLLRGYSVTLNYDISQMSTLQRLPGWAEFEKQARMNPDVASGSFYLVLQAPKTADAKPPQHWQAIRISRDRPANLAENQVSLRGQISNNTVQYGLERYYIPEDQRDEINQNINAAQANRASQPIVVAVKVDAQGHAVPLSFWVTLGKASAKQTYHYQF
- a CDS encoding cyclic nucleotide-binding domain-containing protein, whose protein sequence is MKKVLFILGELSDDDIDWMIAISAQERVPAGTILIQEGQLIDALYIVIDGTLTVSVAALGDREVAQLSSGEVVGEMSFVDERPPSATVAAAVDSLVMTIPREELVTKLQQDVGFASRFYRALAIFLSDRLRGTVSRLVSGKEPSAEERTAQENSMAPNIRDNLALGGTRFDWLMRRLRGIDAQTLE